The following are encoded together in the Kribbella sp. CA-293567 genome:
- a CDS encoding fasciclin domain-containing protein: MSHTLKRVVLAASAVSLLFATAACGGGDDSSSSSSPSASTSTSTSAPAETPSASASMDNAAGLVGPGCADYAKANPTGAGSVDGMAAAPVATAASGNPLLKTLVAAVSGKLNPKVDLVSTLNGGEFTVFAPIDSAFAKIPAATINTLKTDSALLSSILTYHVVPGQLDPAAVVGKQTTVQKGAVTVTGSGDTLMVNNAKVICGGVKTANATVYLIDTVLMPPAA, encoded by the coding sequence ATGTCGCACACCCTCAAGCGCGTCGTCCTGGCCGCTTCCGCCGTTTCGTTGCTGTTCGCAACCGCTGCCTGTGGTGGCGGCGACGACAGCTCCAGCAGCAGCTCTCCCTCGGCCAGCACTTCCACCTCGACCTCGGCTCCGGCCGAGACCCCGTCGGCGTCGGCGTCGATGGACAACGCCGCCGGCCTGGTCGGCCCGGGCTGCGCCGACTACGCCAAGGCCAACCCGACCGGCGCCGGCTCGGTCGACGGCATGGCCGCCGCCCCGGTCGCCACCGCCGCGTCGGGTAACCCGCTGCTCAAGACCCTGGTCGCCGCGGTCTCGGGCAAGCTGAACCCGAAGGTCGACCTGGTCTCGACGCTCAACGGCGGCGAGTTCACCGTGTTCGCCCCGATCGACTCGGCGTTCGCGAAGATCCCGGCCGCGACCATCAACACCTTGAAGACCGACTCGGCGCTGCTGTCGTCGATCCTGACCTACCACGTCGTCCCCGGCCAGCTCGACCCGGCCGCGGTCGTCGGTAAGCAGACCACCGTGCAGAAGGGCGCCGTCACCGTCACCGGCTCCGGTGACACCTTGATGGTCAACAACGCCAAGGTCATCTGCGGTGGCGTGAAGACCGCCAACGCGACCGTTTACCTGATCGACACCGTGCTGATGCCCCCGGCGGCCTGA
- a CDS encoding helix-turn-helix transcriptional regulator, which produces MATSPGPLGDFLRAQRSRLTPADVGLPDVGARRVSGLRREEVAVLAGVSADYYSRLEQGRERTPSAQVVDALCTALRLSPDARDHTFRLAKLAPASQPEPGPVSPELLQLMDAFPQAAAYVVDPGFQILAANTTAKALLGPSQLALGAFDFLFVDPTARTYFAHWDHVARAAVSALRLAAGFARPHPAVPPLVSRMLAGSPEFASFWADQTVAGLSLTEKVINHPDIGRITLTYQTLDVREVRGQQLTVATAPAGSPSADALGLLGALEATRTTQP; this is translated from the coding sequence ATGGCGACATCACCTGGTCCCCTCGGCGACTTCCTGCGTGCCCAGCGCTCCCGCCTCACACCCGCTGACGTCGGCCTGCCCGATGTCGGTGCTCGACGGGTCTCCGGGTTGCGGCGCGAAGAGGTCGCCGTGCTGGCCGGCGTCAGTGCCGACTACTACAGCCGGCTCGAACAGGGCCGCGAACGCACACCGTCAGCACAAGTCGTGGACGCCTTGTGCACCGCCCTGCGACTGAGTCCGGACGCCCGCGACCACACCTTCCGCCTCGCAAAGCTCGCACCCGCCTCCCAGCCGGAGCCCGGGCCGGTCAGTCCCGAACTGCTGCAACTCATGGACGCCTTCCCGCAGGCCGCCGCCTACGTCGTCGACCCCGGCTTTCAGATTCTCGCCGCCAACACCACAGCCAAAGCACTCCTGGGCCCGTCGCAACTGGCCCTCGGGGCGTTCGACTTCCTGTTCGTCGACCCCACGGCACGCACCTACTTCGCCCACTGGGACCACGTCGCACGCGCCGCGGTCAGCGCCCTGCGTCTGGCCGCGGGCTTCGCCAGGCCTCATCCGGCCGTGCCTCCGCTCGTCTCCCGCATGCTCGCCGGGTCTCCAGAGTTCGCGTCCTTCTGGGCGGACCAGACCGTTGCCGGCCTCAGCCTGACCGAGAAGGTCATCAACCACCCCGACATCGGCCGGATCACCCTGACCTACCAGACGCTCGACGTCCGCGAAGTACGCGGACAGCAGCTCACCGTCGCAACCGCCCCAGCAGGAAGCCCGAGCGCGGACGCCCTCGGCCTTCTGGGCGCGCTCGAGGCCACCCGGACCACGCAACCGTAA
- a CDS encoding TetR/AcrR family transcriptional regulator: MAGPGRPRAFDIDEALDAAVEVFWRRGFAAASLSELAAAMGINKPSVYGAFGDKARLFQAALHRYVERNMGYVTDALEQPSARECARAFLVGNALAVTAPGRPAGCLSVQAVATPDDSGEYAVLAENRATVQRLFADRFRQAIADGDLPGSEDPDELATFLITLSSGFAIRAADGTPRESLVALAERAVTVFPVSVADSRSATSKENTHA; the protein is encoded by the coding sequence ATGGCTGGACCGGGCAGGCCGCGCGCCTTCGATATCGATGAGGCGCTGGATGCCGCGGTGGAGGTGTTCTGGCGTCGCGGCTTCGCCGCCGCGAGCCTGTCGGAGCTCGCCGCAGCGATGGGGATCAACAAGCCCAGCGTCTACGGGGCGTTCGGTGACAAGGCTCGGCTATTCCAGGCGGCGCTACACCGGTATGTCGAGCGCAACATGGGTTACGTCACGGACGCACTGGAGCAGCCCTCGGCGCGAGAGTGCGCGCGGGCGTTCCTCGTCGGCAACGCGCTCGCAGTGACCGCGCCCGGGCGACCGGCCGGCTGCTTGTCGGTGCAGGCCGTCGCCACGCCGGACGACTCGGGTGAGTACGCCGTACTCGCAGAGAACCGCGCCACGGTCCAGCGACTGTTCGCGGACCGGTTCCGGCAGGCGATCGCCGACGGGGACCTGCCCGGCAGCGAGGACCCCGACGAGCTCGCCACGTTCCTCATCACGCTCAGCAGCGGTTTCGCCATCCGCGCCGCAGACGGAACCCCGCGGGAATCCCTGGTGGCATTGGCAGAGCGGGCTGTGACCGTCTTTCCCGTATCAGTGGCCGACTCTCGATCCGCCACCTCGAAGGAGAACACCCATGCCTGA
- a CDS encoding nuclear transport factor 2 family protein, with translation MPLDHYRTPGRGGPITEHDDSIADWIAATNTHDSAAYLAFFTEDAVLDDPSVGKVFEGHAGINEYFQSYFVGYNTQTRLLSTEPRDGHVHVEVEFTGEFPEGRIGGIFDLTLTTEHKIAHVRADLRR, from the coding sequence ATGCCGCTCGACCACTACCGCACACCGGGCCGCGGCGGGCCCATCACCGAGCACGACGACTCCATCGCCGACTGGATCGCCGCGACCAACACTCACGACTCCGCCGCGTACCTGGCGTTCTTCACCGAAGACGCCGTGCTGGACGACCCTTCCGTCGGGAAGGTCTTCGAGGGACACGCGGGGATCAACGAGTACTTCCAGTCCTACTTCGTCGGTTACAACACCCAGACTCGGTTGCTCAGCACTGAGCCACGCGACGGGCACGTCCACGTCGAGGTCGAGTTCACCGGCGAGTTCCCCGAGGGCCGCATCGGCGGGATCTTCGACCTCACCCTGACCACCGAGCACAAGATCGCGCACGTGCGGGCCGACCTGCGCCGGTAG
- a CDS encoding GyrI-like domain-containing protein — protein sequence MLTTQHTDHLQAADDPEHVRTPAVTYVAVLGGGAPGTDEFYRKKTLVTDIADQLTQATGSAPVEEIQYWYPEGSEPVEIADFYSVNPISSLRYRVLSQIPTGTTQEDVDAARARAAGAADTASDEVTVFIVPEQDVVQVMHHGPFAEEFATLGRLGEFARQRGLRRNGPHHEVHLDAFTRSTPQDTLRTILRDPVA from the coding sequence ATGCTGACGACCCAGCACACCGACCACCTGCAGGCCGCCGACGACCCCGAGCACGTCCGTACACCAGCGGTGACCTATGTCGCTGTCCTGGGCGGCGGAGCGCCGGGGACCGACGAGTTCTACCGCAAGAAGACTCTGGTCACCGACATCGCGGACCAGCTCACCCAGGCAACCGGCTCCGCACCGGTCGAGGAGATCCAGTACTGGTACCCGGAGGGTTCGGAACCTGTCGAGATCGCCGACTTCTACAGCGTCAACCCGATCTCGTCCCTGCGCTACCGGGTCCTGTCCCAGATCCCTACCGGCACCACCCAGGAGGATGTCGACGCCGCTCGCGCCCGAGCGGCCGGCGCCGCGGACACGGCATCCGACGAGGTGACCGTCTTCATCGTTCCAGAGCAGGACGTCGTCCAGGTCATGCACCACGGCCCGTTCGCCGAAGAGTTCGCCACGCTCGGACGGCTCGGTGAGTTCGCGCGCCAGCGCGGTCTCCGCCGCAACGGCCCGCACCACGAGGTCCACCTGGACGCCTTCACCCGCAGCACGCCCCAGGACACACTGCGCACGATCCTGCGTGACCCGGTCGCCTGA